Proteins from a single region of Microbacterium galbinum:
- the priA gene encoding bifunctional 1-(5-phosphoribosyl)-5-((5-phosphoribosylamino)methylideneamino)imidazole-4-carboxamide isomerase/phosphoribosylanthranilate isomerase PriA, with protein sequence MNDFAQSPSLTLLPAVDVAGGKAVRLTRGEAGTETSYGDPLDAAGEWVSQGAQWIHLVDLDAAFGRGSNAPILRKVIKQYRGVNIELSGGIRDDATLEAALESGATRINLGTAALENPEWAADVIGRYGEAIAVGLDVRGTTLAARGWTKEGGDLWEVLDRLEDAGCSRYVLTDVTKDGTLRGPNLELLREVTARTPKPVVASGGISSLDDIAALRELVPLGVEGAIVGKALYAGAFTLAEALDVAGD encoded by the coding sequence ATGAACGACTTCGCACAGTCTCCCTCTCTCACGCTGCTCCCCGCGGTCGATGTCGCCGGTGGCAAGGCCGTGCGCCTCACGCGGGGCGAGGCCGGCACGGAGACCAGCTACGGAGATCCGCTGGATGCCGCCGGCGAATGGGTCTCGCAGGGCGCTCAGTGGATCCACCTCGTCGATCTCGATGCGGCGTTCGGCCGCGGGAGCAACGCGCCGATCCTGCGCAAGGTCATCAAGCAGTACCGAGGTGTGAACATCGAACTCTCGGGCGGAATCCGCGACGACGCGACCCTCGAGGCCGCTCTCGAGAGCGGAGCGACCCGGATCAACCTCGGCACGGCTGCGCTGGAGAACCCGGAGTGGGCGGCCGACGTGATCGGCCGTTACGGCGAAGCGATCGCCGTCGGTCTGGACGTCCGCGGCACGACCCTCGCAGCACGTGGGTGGACGAAGGAGGGCGGCGACCTCTGGGAGGTGCTCGACCGCCTGGAGGACGCGGGCTGCAGCCGTTACGTGCTCACCGATGTGACGAAGGACGGCACGCTGCGCGGCCCGAACCTGGAGCTCCTGCGCGAGGTCACCGCCCGTACGCCGAAGCCCGTCGTCGCCTCGGGCGGCATCTCGAGCCTCGACGACATCGCCGCGCTGCGCGAGTTGGTGCCGCTCGGAGTCGAGGGCGCCATCGTGGGCAAGGCCCTGTACGCCGGGGCGTTCACCCTTGCTGAGGCGCTGGATGTCGCCGGCGACTGA
- a CDS encoding SseB family protein codes for MSPATDDSCGHGPHGHGSHDHAGAANRGDSAGVPWEGRSFEENQHAADDGSADPALLAALLSFRAGSGSQVEVVDAFRHARVLIPLVAEKGEEGVAPSGLAVDKTQELSIVTVAAPDGRRVQPVFSSVAAMQRWDASARPIPVDAVRAALAASADDTDLIVLDPTSETEFVIRRPAVWAIAQEHAWEPSFLSPEVFAALQASVAQELAVIDVAVAAGDPDARLRGPELIVILELVDGLEREVLDAVLARLAQRWSSDDRIAVLADSLTVKLRRSA; via the coding sequence ATGTCGCCGGCGACTGACGACTCCTGCGGTCACGGCCCGCACGGTCACGGTTCCCACGACCACGCGGGTGCGGCGAACCGTGGCGACTCCGCTGGAGTTCCGTGGGAGGGGCGCAGTTTCGAGGAGAACCAGCACGCCGCCGATGACGGCTCCGCCGATCCCGCCCTGCTCGCCGCGCTGCTGAGTTTCCGCGCGGGTTCCGGTAGCCAGGTGGAGGTCGTGGACGCCTTCCGCCATGCGCGTGTGCTCATCCCGCTCGTCGCCGAGAAGGGCGAGGAGGGTGTCGCCCCGAGCGGACTCGCCGTCGACAAGACGCAGGAGCTCTCGATCGTGACGGTCGCGGCACCGGACGGGCGTCGCGTGCAACCCGTGTTCTCCTCGGTGGCGGCGATGCAGCGATGGGACGCGTCGGCGCGACCCATTCCCGTCGACGCCGTTCGCGCGGCTCTCGCGGCATCCGCCGACGACACCGATCTGATCGTGCTCGACCCGACGTCGGAGACCGAGTTCGTGATCCGCCGCCCCGCGGTGTGGGCGATCGCGCAGGAGCACGCGTGGGAACCGAGCTTCCTCTCGCCCGAGGTGTTCGCCGCCCTGCAGGCGAGCGTCGCGCAGGAGCTCGCGGTGATCGACGTGGCCGTGGCCGCGGGGGATCCGGATGCGCGTCTGCGGGGTCCCGAACTGATCGTGATCCTCGAACTCGTCGACGGACTCGAGCGAGAGGTCCTCGACGCGGTGCTCGCCCGCCTCGCTCAGCGCTGGTCGTCCGACGACCGTATCGCCGTCCTCGCGGACTCCCTCACCGTCAAACTCCGCCGCAGCGCCTGA
- a CDS encoding DUF1844 domain-containing protein, whose product MTNQASNEADREREARWARQEEAASSATRDIADVPAVEVITTAAVHLMSAAAVKLGLADDPNAQDQLDLDEARKLINSLAGLITAGAPEISDMHARSLRDGLRSLQLAFREASVIPDPIGKGPGEKWTGPVN is encoded by the coding sequence GTGACGAACCAGGCATCCAACGAGGCTGACCGCGAGCGCGAAGCGCGCTGGGCACGGCAGGAGGAGGCCGCGTCGTCCGCAACGCGCGACATCGCCGACGTCCCCGCCGTCGAGGTCATCACCACCGCCGCCGTGCACCTCATGAGCGCGGCCGCCGTCAAGCTCGGTCTCGCCGACGACCCGAACGCGCAGGATCAGCTCGACCTCGACGAGGCGCGCAAGCTCATCAACTCCCTCGCAGGACTCATCACCGCCGGTGCCCCCGAGATCAGCGACATGCACGCGCGCTCCCTGCGCGACGGATTGCGCTCGCTCCAGCTCGCCTTCCGTGAGGCTTCCGTCATCCCCGACCCGATCGGCAAGGGGCCGGGAGAGAAGTGGACCGGGCCGGTCAACTAG